The following coding sequences lie in one Streptomyces venezuelae genomic window:
- a CDS encoding TetR/AcrR family transcriptional regulator C-terminal domain-containing protein, translating to MVKVATTKLDRTRVARTALDLLNETGLEGLTLRAIAQRLDVKAPALYWHFKDKQALLDEMATEMMRRMSEDFLSAPDADWRVALTEAMRGLRAHLLRYRDGAKVFSGTHYTDLSYAAPMEAHLRVLAGAGFAPDAAARAWFTVYNYTIGFVIEEQAAGPAPGRGEGGYDLAARAERLAAYPLAAAAGEVMFRSHDRGFEEGLATIVTGIGATLATSTQTGSERGPG from the coding sequence ATTGTCAAGGTGGCGACGACGAAGCTGGACCGGACCCGAGTGGCGCGCACCGCGCTCGACCTGCTGAACGAGACAGGCCTCGAAGGGCTGACGCTGCGCGCCATCGCCCAGCGCCTCGACGTGAAGGCACCTGCCCTGTACTGGCACTTCAAGGACAAGCAGGCGCTGCTCGACGAGATGGCGACCGAGATGATGCGGCGGATGAGCGAGGACTTCCTGTCCGCGCCGGACGCCGACTGGCGGGTCGCGCTCACCGAAGCGATGCGGGGCCTGCGCGCCCACCTGCTGCGCTACCGCGACGGCGCGAAGGTCTTCAGCGGCACGCACTACACGGACCTGTCGTACGCGGCCCCGATGGAGGCCCATCTGCGGGTCCTCGCCGGAGCCGGGTTCGCGCCGGACGCGGCCGCGCGCGCCTGGTTCACCGTGTACAACTACACGATCGGTTTCGTCATCGAGGAGCAGGCCGCGGGCCCCGCACCCGGCCGGGGCGAGGGCGGCTACGACCTCGCGGCGCGCGCCGAGCGCCTCGCCGCGTACCCGCTGGCCGCGGCGGCGGGCGAAGTGATGTTCCGCTCGCACGACCGCGGCTTCGAGGAAGGCCTCGCGACGATCGTGACGGGGATCGGCGCGACGCTCGCTACTTCGACGCAGACGGGTTCGGAGCGGGGCCCCGGTTGA
- a CDS encoding FAD-dependent oxidoreductase, whose translation MALNNVKETVGDALSTGVLIVGAGPTGLALACDLARRDVPALVVERAPALFPGSRGKGLQPRTMEVFDDLGVVGAVLASGGRIPVGMVWRDGERQGEYRMFDEPEPTETAPYTTPWMLPQWRTQEILLARLRELGGDVVFDAEVTGFAQDAEGVTARLSTGASVRAAYAVAADGGRSFLRRELGIAMSGETVDPNPVLVADVRVPALDRDNWHMFPATDDSGLYTALCPLAGTPDFQLTAQFPAGTTPDLSPQGIRDLVAARTHLTADDVTEVRWSSDFRPRAALADRFREGRVFLAGDAAHVHSPAGGQGLNTSVQDAYNLGWKLGAVLRHGAPDALLDTYEEERLPNAAQMLGLSTRIHRGEARRGAATRQLGIGYRESSLTVDTREGVPEEASLRAGDRAPDGPYGTGTLFDAFRGPHFTLLAVGTDADLPPLPGESVHVHAIPAYEPYGKGLFLVRPDGYVGWAGADARDGLTAYLARCGVPFTS comes from the coding sequence ATGGCACTTAACAACGTTAAGGAAACCGTCGGCGACGCCCTGTCCACCGGCGTACTCATCGTCGGCGCGGGCCCCACCGGCCTCGCCCTCGCCTGCGACCTGGCGCGCCGCGACGTGCCCGCCCTCGTCGTCGAGCGCGCCCCCGCCCTGTTCCCCGGCTCGCGCGGCAAGGGGCTGCAGCCCCGCACCATGGAGGTCTTCGACGACCTCGGCGTCGTCGGCGCGGTCCTCGCGTCGGGCGGCCGCATCCCCGTGGGCATGGTGTGGCGGGACGGCGAACGGCAGGGCGAGTACCGGATGTTCGACGAACCGGAGCCGACGGAGACCGCGCCGTACACCACCCCGTGGATGCTCCCCCAGTGGCGCACGCAGGAGATCCTCCTGGCCCGCCTGCGGGAGCTGGGCGGCGACGTGGTGTTCGACGCGGAGGTCACCGGCTTCGCCCAGGACGCCGAAGGGGTGACCGCCCGCCTCTCGACGGGGGCTTCGGTGCGCGCGGCGTACGCCGTGGCGGCGGACGGCGGCCGCTCCTTCCTGCGCCGGGAGCTGGGCATCGCGATGTCCGGCGAGACGGTGGACCCGAACCCGGTCCTGGTGGCCGACGTCCGCGTCCCCGCGCTCGACCGCGACAACTGGCACATGTTCCCCGCGACCGACGACAGCGGCCTGTACACGGCGCTCTGCCCGCTGGCCGGCACGCCCGACTTCCAGCTGACCGCCCAGTTCCCGGCCGGGACCACGCCCGACCTCTCCCCCCAGGGCATACGCGACCTCGTCGCCGCCCGTACGCACCTGACCGCGGACGACGTCACCGAAGTCCGCTGGTCCTCCGACTTCCGGCCGCGCGCGGCGCTGGCGGACCGCTTCCGCGAGGGCCGCGTCTTCCTGGCCGGGGACGCGGCGCACGTCCACTCGCCGGCGGGCGGCCAGGGCCTGAACACGAGCGTCCAGGACGCGTACAACCTGGGCTGGAAGCTCGGCGCGGTGCTCCGGCACGGCGCGCCGGACGCCCTCCTCGACACGTACGAGGAGGAGCGGCTGCCCAACGCCGCGCAGATGCTGGGCCTGTCCACCCGCATCCACCGCGGCGAGGCGCGCCGCGGCGCGGCCACGCGTCAGCTCGGCATCGGCTACCGCGAGAGTTCACTGACGGTGGACACGCGCGAGGGCGTGCCGGAGGAGGCGTCGCTGCGGGCGGGCGACCGGGCGCCGGACGGCCCGTACGGCACGGGCACCCTCTTCGACGCGTTCCGGGGTCCGCACTTCACGCTGCTTGCGGTGGGGACGGACGCGGACCTGCCGCCGCTGCCGGGCGAGTCGGTCCACGTCCACGCGATCCCGGCGTACGAGCCCTACGGGAAGGGCCTGTTCCTGGTCCGCCCGGACGGATACGTCGGCTGGGCGGGCGCGGACGCCCGGGACGGCCTCACCGCGTACCTGGCACGCTGCGGTGTCCCCTTCACCTCTTGA
- a CDS encoding polysialyltransferase family glycosyltransferase, which translates to MASPRTTQIFLASTLYGVATLAAALDADRFAPADRRILLISNNAATPETATPLDEMPGFERLRGRFDEVRSWNEAIAPFHPGGWAPRGDDVVLWERYVRMLWDLGDDEIELAVESIQVNPALALAQIFTGVPVDVYADGLMSYGPTRNKIDPLVGTRVRRLLHLDLVPGLTPLLLTEFGVAPEVVPTDAFLKVLAELAEDPVELPELPEGEAPVLVLGQYLSALSILTAEEEEELHIRMVRGVASLGHTHVVFKPHPTAPARWSRALEKEARTIGVELTVLDSPVLAEVLYQRMRPALVVGCFSTALLTASALYGLPAARTGTDLLLERLAPYQNSNRVPVTIVDALLPELTDGTAVAAQEAGLGTGELTNLLKAVGFAMQPQIYPRLRPEAERYLARHLDAHTWRYFKRRRLTALALPGAVPSQLAFIPRNAAVRRVARRARSVQRSLKRTALG; encoded by the coding sequence ATGGCGTCCCCCCGCACGACGCAGATCTTCCTCGCGTCCACGCTGTACGGCGTCGCCACGCTCGCCGCCGCCCTGGACGCCGACCGTTTCGCGCCGGCCGACCGGCGGATCCTCCTGATCAGCAACAACGCGGCGACACCCGAGACGGCGACGCCCCTCGACGAGATGCCGGGCTTCGAGCGGCTGCGCGGCCGGTTCGACGAGGTGCGCTCCTGGAACGAGGCCATCGCCCCCTTCCACCCGGGCGGCTGGGCCCCGCGCGGCGACGACGTCGTGCTCTGGGAGCGCTACGTACGGATGCTGTGGGACCTCGGCGACGACGAGATCGAGCTGGCCGTCGAGTCCATCCAGGTCAACCCGGCGCTCGCGCTCGCGCAGATCTTCACGGGCGTCCCCGTGGACGTCTACGCCGACGGCCTGATGAGCTACGGTCCCACCCGCAACAAGATCGACCCGCTGGTCGGCACGCGCGTGCGGCGCCTGCTCCACCTGGACCTGGTGCCGGGGCTCACCCCGCTGCTGCTCACCGAGTTCGGCGTCGCCCCCGAGGTCGTACCGACCGACGCGTTCCTGAAGGTGCTCGCCGAACTGGCGGAGGACCCGGTGGAGTTGCCGGAGCTGCCCGAAGGCGAGGCGCCCGTCCTCGTCCTCGGCCAGTACCTCTCCGCGCTCTCCATCCTCACCGCCGAGGAAGAGGAGGAGCTGCACATCCGCATGGTGCGCGGCGTCGCCTCGCTCGGCCACACGCACGTGGTGTTCAAGCCGCACCCCACGGCGCCGGCCCGCTGGTCGCGCGCCCTGGAGAAGGAGGCGCGGACGATCGGCGTCGAGCTGACCGTGCTCGACTCGCCCGTGCTCGCCGAGGTGCTCTACCAGCGGATGCGGCCCGCGCTCGTCGTCGGCTGCTTCTCCACGGCGCTGCTCACGGCGTCCGCGCTGTACGGCCTGCCCGCCGCCCGCACCGGCACGGACCTCCTCCTGGAGCGTCTCGCGCCCTACCAGAACAGCAACCGCGTCCCCGTCACGATCGTCGACGCGCTGCTGCCCGAGCTCACCGACGGCACGGCCGTCGCCGCCCAGGAGGCCGGTCTCGGCACCGGCGAGCTGACGAACCTCCTCAAGGCCGTCGGCTTCGCGATGCAGCCGCAGATCTATCCGCGGCTGCGCCCCGAGGCCGAGCGCTACCTCGCCCGGCACCTGGACGCCCACACCTGGCGCTACTTCAAGCGGCGCCGCCTCACCGCGCTCGCGCTGCCCGGCGCCGTCCCCTCGCAGCTCGCGTTCATCCCGCGCAACGCGGCCGTCCGGCGCGTCGCGCGCCGTGCGCGCTCCGTGCAGCGCTCGCTTAAGCGGACCGCCCTCGGATGA
- a CDS encoding glycosyltransferase family 2 protein — translation MVKLSVIVPFYNVQQYAPDTLRSLRANARDDFEFILVDDCSRDETPDILERAARELPGAVHLRHEKNGGLATARNTGLDAARGEYLTFLDGDDWLAPGYYAQLVDAIEELGCDFVRTDHVQCTARARTVHRVPHGRRGVVMNPRDVILPADRSTSVDYAYAWAGIYHRRLADAGLLHFTDGLRTAEDRPWIWRLHREAESFAAVGLLGVFYRRGVASSLTQIGDVRQLDFIKAFDQVVQETAADRDADELLPKAVRTYCAIISHHLGSIERFEPPVARKLKSMSAAALKRMPQGVLDDALDSMDLQRATRLRRLRRRPVSAEVAA, via the coding sequence GTGGTTAAGCTCTCCGTCATCGTGCCGTTCTACAACGTGCAGCAATACGCGCCCGACACTCTGAGGAGTCTGCGTGCGAACGCACGTGACGACTTCGAATTCATTCTCGTCGACGACTGCTCGCGCGACGAGACTCCGGACATCCTGGAGCGTGCGGCGCGCGAGCTTCCCGGCGCCGTCCACCTCCGCCATGAGAAGAACGGGGGCCTCGCGACCGCCCGCAACACGGGCCTCGACGCGGCCCGCGGCGAGTACCTGACCTTCCTGGACGGCGACGACTGGCTCGCGCCCGGGTACTACGCGCAACTCGTCGACGCGATCGAGGAGTTGGGCTGCGACTTCGTCCGCACCGACCATGTCCAGTGCACCGCGCGGGCCCGCACCGTGCACCGTGTGCCGCACGGCAGGCGCGGCGTCGTCATGAACCCGCGCGACGTGATACTGCCCGCCGACCGCTCGACCTCCGTCGACTACGCGTACGCCTGGGCCGGCATCTACCACCGCCGCCTCGCCGACGCGGGGCTGCTCCACTTCACCGACGGGCTGCGCACCGCCGAGGACAGGCCGTGGATCTGGCGGCTGCACCGCGAGGCGGAATCCTTCGCCGCGGTCGGGCTTCTCGGCGTGTTCTACCGGCGCGGTGTCGCCTCCTCACTGACCCAGATCGGCGACGTACGCCAGCTCGATTTCATCAAGGCATTCGACCAGGTCGTACAGGAAACGGCGGCGGACAGGGACGCGGACGAACTCCTGCCGAAAGCCGTACGAACATACTGCGCGATCATCTCCCACCATTTGGGATCCATCGAAAGGTTCGAGCCACCCGTGGCGCGGAAATTGAAGTCAATGAGTGCGGCCGCCCTGAAGCGGATGCCGCAGGGCGTTCTCGACGACGCGCTCGACTCCATGGACCTCCAGCGGGCGACGCGGCTGCGCAGGCTGCGGCGGCGCCCGGTGTCGGCGGAGGTGGCCGCGTAA
- a CDS encoding N-acylneuraminate cytidylyltransferase, which produces MSHPGPAGTQARRVLAVIPARGGSKGVPAKNLAPVGGVPLVARAIRACLAARLVTDVVVSTDDHVIAEAARHAGAEVVLRPAAIAGDTATSEAAVLHAMDAHEALHGATVDVVLLVQCTSPFLTPEDVDGVAAAVAEHGADTAVTVAPFHGFIWRDAADDATEDGAGLQKGIGAHRTDSVGGTATLANSTHTRGGYGVNHDKSFRPRRQDRPQDLLETGAAYAMDAAGFRTEKHRFFGRTEPVRTDPARVLEVDDPHDLARARALAPLFDADLPEGDAALPTAADIDAVVLDFDGTQTDDRVLIDSEGREFVSVHRGDGLGIAALRRSGLNMLILSTEQNPVVAARARKLKLPVLHGIDRKDLALKQWCEEQGIAPERVLYVGNDVNDLPCFALVGWPVAVASAHDVVRGAARAVTTVPGGEGAIREIATWILGPSLDSLHS; this is translated from the coding sequence ATGTCCCACCCCGGCCCCGCAGGTACGCAGGCCCGCCGCGTGCTCGCCGTCATCCCCGCCCGCGGCGGCTCCAAGGGCGTACCCGCGAAGAACCTCGCCCCCGTCGGCGGTGTGCCGCTGGTGGCCCGCGCCATCCGCGCCTGCCTGGCCGCCCGGCTCGTCACCGACGTCGTCGTCTCCACCGACGACCACGTGATCGCCGAGGCCGCCCGGCACGCCGGCGCCGAAGTGGTGCTGCGCCCCGCCGCGATCGCCGGGGACACCGCGACCAGCGAGGCCGCCGTGCTGCACGCCATGGACGCCCACGAGGCGCTGCACGGCGCGACCGTGGACGTCGTCCTGCTCGTGCAGTGCACCAGCCCTTTCCTCACCCCGGAGGACGTCGACGGCGTGGCCGCCGCGGTCGCCGAGCACGGCGCCGACACCGCCGTCACGGTCGCGCCCTTCCACGGCTTCATCTGGCGCGACGCGGCGGACGACGCCACGGAGGACGGCGCCGGTCTCCAGAAGGGCATCGGCGCGCACCGCACCGACTCCGTGGGCGGCACCGCGACCCTCGCCAACTCCACGCACACCCGCGGCGGTTACGGCGTCAACCACGACAAATCGTTCCGCCCGCGCCGCCAGGACCGTCCCCAGGACCTCCTGGAGACCGGCGCCGCCTACGCCATGGACGCGGCGGGCTTCCGCACCGAGAAGCACCGTTTCTTCGGGCGCACCGAGCCCGTCCGCACCGACCCGGCCCGCGTCCTCGAGGTCGACGACCCGCACGACCTCGCGCGGGCCCGCGCGCTCGCCCCGCTCTTCGACGCGGACCTCCCCGAAGGCGACGCCGCCCTCCCGACCGCCGCCGACATCGACGCGGTCGTCCTCGACTTCGACGGCACCCAGACCGACGACAGGGTGCTGATCGACTCCGAGGGACGGGAGTTCGTCTCCGTGCACCGCGGCGACGGACTCGGCATCGCGGCCCTCCGCAGGAGCGGCCTGAACATGCTGATCCTGTCCACGGAACAGAACCCGGTCGTCGCCGCGCGCGCCAGGAAGCTGAAGCTCCCCGTGCTGCACGGCATCGACCGGAAAGACCTCGCACTGAAGCAGTGGTGCGAGGAGCAGGGCATCGCTCCCGAGCGCGTGCTCTACGTCGGAAACGACGTCAATGACCTCCCGTGCTTCGCCCTCGTGGGCTGGCCCGTGGCGGTCGCGAGCGCCCACGACGTCGTACGCGGCGCCGCACGCGCGGTCACCACCGTCCCCGGTGGTGAGGGCGCGATCCGAGAGATCGCCACCTGGATCCTCGGCCCCTCTCTCGACTCCCTCCACAGTTAA
- a CDS encoding DUF6716 putative glycosyltransferase, translating into MQGSHRNPLRVAVLADSDTRWKWGALTANRIVSDSRLSGFLLRGRATPTPRQLDEVGVRADALREVTAVEFLREMERDAPDVIVLALVGGAVQAVLHGLARVTQDARLTGGPARRSVVVTGYVGVVYEKLADGLLLRHGADVVLANSRQDAERFRAVYEGVGADASAVTEAALPFLGGAPYEKREEREAQAPYTVVFAAQPSVPETAAHRTYLLRRLAEHARLHPDREVLLKLRSKPGEHTTHIEELPYQKLSQRLDGGLPHNCRLVYGHMGEVLDRTDLLVTVSSTAALESLHRRIPTAVLTDLGVREALGNHHFTGSGCLASWDQLDAGHLPEPDERWLARQGVAADGAYENAFDTARERVADLLDTAAAGGLPPIAPYYTPTTAGGYLPGILARHHLGPDGAPLPGAPTGDKDPGPVRQIVRRAARGAYRHGVQRVAPVIRRMGEL; encoded by the coding sequence GTGCAAGGAAGTCATCGAAACCCGCTGCGGGTCGCCGTACTCGCCGACTCCGACACGCGATGGAAATGGGGCGCTCTCACCGCGAACCGCATCGTATCGGACAGTCGGCTCAGCGGCTTCCTGCTCCGCGGCCGGGCCACTCCCACCCCCCGGCAGCTCGACGAAGTGGGCGTGCGCGCGGATGCGCTGCGCGAGGTCACCGCCGTCGAGTTCCTGCGCGAGATGGAGCGGGACGCACCCGACGTGATCGTGCTCGCCCTGGTGGGCGGGGCGGTCCAGGCGGTCCTGCACGGACTCGCCCGCGTCACCCAGGACGCCCGCCTCACGGGCGGCCCGGCGCGCCGCTCCGTCGTCGTCACCGGCTACGTCGGCGTCGTCTACGAGAAGCTCGCCGACGGCCTCCTCCTGCGGCACGGCGCCGACGTCGTCCTCGCCAACTCCCGGCAGGACGCGGAACGCTTCCGCGCGGTGTACGAAGGAGTGGGCGCCGACGCGTCCGCCGTGACGGAGGCGGCACTGCCGTTCCTCGGCGGAGCGCCGTACGAGAAGCGGGAAGAGCGCGAGGCTCAGGCCCCCTACACCGTCGTCTTCGCCGCCCAGCCCTCCGTCCCCGAGACCGCCGCGCACCGCACCTACCTGCTGCGCCGCCTCGCCGAGCACGCCCGCCTGCACCCCGACCGCGAGGTCCTGCTCAAGCTGCGCAGCAAGCCCGGCGAGCACACCACGCACATCGAGGAGCTGCCCTACCAGAAGCTGTCGCAGCGCCTCGACGGCGGCCTGCCGCACAACTGCCGCCTCGTGTACGGGCACATGGGCGAGGTCCTCGACCGCACCGACCTCCTGGTCACCGTCAGCTCAACGGCCGCCCTCGAATCCCTGCACCGCCGCATCCCCACCGCCGTCCTCACCGACCTCGGGGTGCGCGAGGCGCTCGGCAACCACCACTTCACCGGCTCCGGCTGCCTCGCCTCCTGGGACCAGCTGGACGCGGGCCACCTGCCCGAGCCCGACGAGCGGTGGCTGGCACGGCAGGGCGTCGCCGCCGACGGAGCGTACGAGAACGCCTTCGACACGGCACGGGAGCGGGTCGCCGACCTCCTGGACACCGCGGCCGCGGGCGGCCTCCCGCCCATCGCGCCGTACTACACGCCCACCACCGCCGGCGGCTATCTGCCCGGCATCCTCGCCCGCCACCACCTCGGCCCCGACGGCGCACCGCTGCCGGGCGCCCCCACGGGCGACAAGGACCCCGGCCCCGTACGGCAGATCGTGCGCCGCGCCGCCCGCGGCGCCTACCGCCACGGAGTGCAGCGCGTGGCCCCCGTCATCCGCCGGATGGGCGAGCTGTGA
- a CDS encoding MarR family winged helix-turn-helix transcriptional regulator, translating to MTAFAYSHSDQDLANQPVGYWSSAAGAAVVHHIRTMLAEMGLTQPQWWILNQLLHAPEGRPRDEVVAVLKGYLEVGEGALVHSVDALRDRGLVSGVSGTDRIALTDEGRALQARVAERQKAVRAQIHEGITDEDYVRTLKVLQRMIHNVGGSAWHH from the coding sequence ATGACAGCATTCGCGTACTCGCACAGTGACCAGGACCTCGCCAACCAGCCCGTCGGCTACTGGAGTTCCGCCGCCGGCGCGGCCGTCGTCCACCACATCCGCACGATGCTCGCCGAGATGGGACTCACCCAGCCCCAGTGGTGGATCCTGAACCAGCTCCTCCACGCCCCCGAGGGAAGACCCCGGGACGAGGTCGTGGCCGTCCTGAAGGGGTACCTGGAGGTCGGCGAGGGCGCCCTGGTGCACAGCGTCGACGCCCTGCGCGACCGCGGCCTCGTCAGCGGCGTCTCCGGTACGGACCGCATCGCCCTCACCGACGAGGGCCGCGCCCTCCAGGCCCGCGTGGCCGAACGCCAGAAGGCGGTCCGCGCGCAGATCCACGAGGGCATCACGGACGAGGACTACGTCCGCACGCTGAAGGTCCTCCAGCGCATGATCCACAACGTGGGGGGTTCGGCCTGGCATCACTGA
- a CDS encoding NAD(P)-dependent oxidoreductase: MNNGHEISDSARAMHAEPAPVTVIGLGLMGQALAGAFLRAGHPTTVWNRTASKADRLVAEGARLAPTAGDALRAGPLAVVCLTDYAAVRELLGANEDALAGTTLVNLTSGDSAQAREAARWAKKLGARYLDGAIMAIPSAIGTADAVVLHSGPAPDFAAHEPTLAALGTVTHLGTDHGLAALYDVAGLAMMWSVLNAWLQGTALLRTAGVDAAAYAPFARQIAAGVAEWLPGYAEQIDGGSFPAEVSALETDARAMAHMVEESEAAGVNAELPRLIQSMAARAIAAGHGAEQYPVLIEEFSRPGVPDTGQ, from the coding sequence ATGAACAACGGACACGAGATCAGCGATTCCGCGCGGGCCATGCACGCCGAGCCCGCGCCCGTCACCGTCATCGGACTCGGGCTGATGGGTCAGGCCCTCGCCGGTGCCTTCCTGCGGGCCGGGCACCCCACCACCGTCTGGAACCGCACCGCCTCCAAGGCCGACCGGCTGGTCGCCGAGGGCGCCCGCCTCGCACCCACCGCCGGCGACGCGCTCCGGGCGGGCCCCTTGGCAGTCGTCTGCCTCACCGACTACGCCGCCGTCCGTGAACTCCTCGGTGCGAACGAGGACGCCCTCGCCGGCACGACCCTGGTGAACCTCACCTCCGGCGACTCGGCCCAGGCGCGGGAGGCCGCGCGTTGGGCAAAGAAGCTGGGCGCGCGCTACCTCGACGGGGCCATCATGGCCATCCCGTCGGCCATCGGCACCGCCGATGCGGTCGTGCTGCACAGCGGTCCCGCCCCGGACTTCGCGGCGCACGAGCCGACGCTCGCCGCGCTCGGCACGGTCACCCACCTCGGCACGGACCACGGCCTGGCGGCCCTGTACGACGTGGCGGGCCTGGCCATGATGTGGAGCGTCCTGAACGCCTGGCTCCAGGGCACCGCCCTGCTCAGGACGGCCGGCGTGGACGCCGCCGCGTACGCGCCGTTCGCGCGGCAGATCGCCGCCGGTGTCGCCGAGTGGCTGCCGGGCTACGCCGAGCAGATCGACGGCGGATCCTTCCCCGCCGAGGTGTCCGCCCTGGAGACCGACGCGCGGGCGATGGCGCACATGGTCGAGGAGAGCGAGGCGGCGGGTGTCAACGCCGAACTGCCCAGACTGATCCAGTCGATGGCGGCCCGCGCGATCGCGGCGGGGCACGGCGCGGAGCAGTACCCCGTGCTGATCGAGGAGTTCAGCAGGCCCGGGGTACCTGACACCGGTCAGTGA
- a CDS encoding acyltransferase family protein, with the protein MTTPGPALPTLIPGAEHGTDHGAEHVSRTVPAAAPAPARGKPRLRALDGLRLVAALMVAAYHYGGREGEISEAWGSSPKAQFPTASEWFAYGCLGVQIFFVISGFVICMSGWGRPMRSFFASRASRLLPSYWAAIVLVTAVFALPAVTYAAVSPSDALVNLTMLQQPLGADRVLGVCWTLWAELRFYALFALCVVMPGATRARVVLFCAVWTLAAAVSEAANQPLLDLVLMPEYAPFFVGGIGIYLIHRDRRDLTAWGITGVSWLIGQHYAVDRLWHAPNPDFFSYRSSVVIMAVVTAGFLAVLLIALGHLDWANWRWLTVAGALTYPFYLVHEHLGWVTVEALHRHLGLPSYATFGLTIVAMLVLAWLLNRCVEERLTPLIRNGLNRGPAPNPSASK; encoded by the coding sequence ATGACGACTCCCGGACCCGCGCTCCCGACGCTCATACCGGGGGCGGAACACGGCACGGACCACGGTGCGGAACACGTCTCCCGTACGGTCCCTGCCGCCGCCCCTGCCCCCGCCCGCGGCAAGCCCCGGCTGCGCGCCCTCGACGGGCTGCGGCTCGTCGCCGCGCTGATGGTCGCCGCGTACCACTACGGCGGCCGTGAGGGAGAGATCTCCGAGGCCTGGGGCAGTTCCCCCAAGGCGCAGTTCCCGACGGCGAGCGAGTGGTTCGCGTACGGCTGTCTCGGTGTGCAGATCTTCTTCGTGATCAGCGGTTTCGTCATCTGCATGAGCGGCTGGGGCAGACCCATGCGCTCGTTCTTCGCGTCCCGCGCGTCCCGTCTGCTGCCGTCGTACTGGGCGGCGATCGTCCTGGTCACGGCGGTCTTCGCGCTGCCCGCCGTGACGTACGCGGCCGTCTCGCCCAGCGACGCGCTGGTCAACCTCACCATGCTGCAGCAGCCGCTGGGCGCGGACCGGGTGCTCGGCGTGTGCTGGACGCTCTGGGCCGAGCTGCGCTTCTACGCGCTGTTCGCCCTCTGCGTGGTCATGCCGGGCGCGACCCGCGCGCGGGTGGTGCTGTTCTGCGCGGTGTGGACGCTGGCGGCGGCGGTGTCGGAGGCCGCGAACCAGCCGCTCCTCGACCTGGTCCTGATGCCCGAGTACGCGCCCTTCTTCGTCGGCGGCATCGGCATCTACCTGATCCACCGCGACCGGCGCGACCTCACGGCGTGGGGCATCACGGGGGTGAGCTGGCTGATCGGCCAGCACTACGCCGTCGACCGGCTCTGGCACGCGCCGAACCCGGACTTCTTCTCGTACCGCTCGTCCGTCGTGATCATGGCGGTGGTCACGGCCGGTTTCCTCGCGGTGCTGCTCATCGCGCTCGGGCACCTCGACTGGGCGAACTGGCGGTGGCTGACCGTGGCCGGCGCGCTGACGTACCCCTTCTACCTGGTGCACGAGCACCTGGGCTGGGTGACAGTCGAGGCGCTCCACCGGCACCTGGGCCTGCCGTCCTACGCGACGTTCGGCCTGACGATCGTCGCCATGCTGGTCCTCGCGTGGCTCCTGAACCGGTGCGTCGAGGAGCGGCTGACCCCGCTGATCCGCAACGGACTCAACCGGGGCCCCGCTCCGAACCCGTCTGCGTCGAAGTAG